A region of Caretta caretta isolate rCarCar2 chromosome 26, rCarCar1.hap1, whole genome shotgun sequence DNA encodes the following proteins:
- the PAX8 gene encoding paired box protein Pax-8 isoform X7, with translation MPHNTIRSGHGGLNQLGGAFVNGRPLPEVVRQRIVDLAHQGVRPCDISRQLRVSHGCVSKILGSRYYETGSIRPGVIGGSKPKVATPKVVEKIGDYKRQNPTMFAWEIRDRLLAEGVCDNDTVPSVSSINRIIRTKVQQPFNLPMDNCAASKALSPGHSLIPSSAVTPPESPQSDSLGSTYSISGLLGIAQASSDNKRKLDDSDPESCRLRMDTQSGPRAARKQLRSEAFGQPPLEPLECPFERQHFPEAYASPSHAKGEQGLYPLPLLSSALDDGKAALTPSNTPLGRGLAAPQPYATVTDPHSPFLVKQETHGASSPSATPSSLSSTAFSDLQPGPPFSAFPHCSAIYGHFPGQGLVPGREMVGSTLPGYPPHIPTGGQGSYASSAVAGMVAAGSDYSANAYSHSPYSTYGEAWRFPNSSLLSSPYYYSSASRAPAPPTAAYDHL, from the exons GGCACGGCGGGTTGAACCAGCTGGGCGGGGCCTTTGTGAATGGCCGCCCCCTGCCAGAAGTGGTCAGGCAGCGCATCGTGGACCTGGCTCACCAGGGCGTGCGGCCCTGCGACATCTCCCGCCAGCTGCGGGTCAGCCATGGCTGCGTCAGCAAAATCCTGGGCAG TAGGTACTACGAAACTGGCAGCATCCGGCCCGGCGTGATCGGCGGCTCCAAGCCCAAGGTGGCCACCCCCAAGGTGGTGGAGAAGATTGGGGACTATAAGCGGCAGAACCCCACCATGTTTGCCTGGGAGATCCGCGACCGCCTTTTGGCCGAGGGCGTCTGTGACAACGACACCGTGCCCAGTGTCAGCTCCATTAACAG AATCATCCGGACCAAAGTCCAGCAGCCATTCAACCTCCCGATGGACAACTGCGCGGCCtccaaagccctgagccccgggcACAGCCTGA TCCCCAGCTCGGCCGTGACCCCCCCGGAGTCACCCCAGTCGGACTCGCTGGGCTCCACCTACTCCATCAGTGGGCTCCTGGGCATCGCCCAGGCCAGCAGCGACAACAAGAGGAAGCTGGACgaca GCGACCCGGAAAGCTGCCGGCTCAGGATGGACACCCAGAGCGGCCCCCGTGCTGCCCGCAAGCAGCTGCGCTCCGAGGCCTTCGGCCAGCCCCCCCTGGAGCCACTGGAGTGCCCCTTCGAGCGGCAGCACTTCCCCGAGGCCTacgcctcccccagccatgccaAGGGCGAGCAG ggtctCTACCCACTGCCCCTGCTGAGCAGTGCACTGGATGACGGCAAAGCCGCACTGACCCCCTCCAACACGCCACTCGGCCGCGGCCTGGCCGCCCCCCAGCCATACGCGACCGTGACAG accctCACTCCCCTTTCCTTGTAAAGCAGGAGACCCACGGGGCCTCCAGCCCGAGCGCCACCCCTTCCTCTTTATCTAGCACCGCCTTTTCGGACCTGCAGCCCGGGCCGCCCTTCAGcgccttcccccactgctccgcCATCTACGGCCACTTTCCTGGCCAGGGCCTCGTCCCAG GGCGCGAGATGGTTGGTTCCACCCTGCCTGGCTACCCCCCGCACATCCCCACCGGTGGGCAGGGCAGCTATGCCTCCTCCGCCGTTGCCGGCATGGTGGCAG CAGGCAGTGATTACTCTGCGAACGCCTACAGCCATTCCCCCTACTCCACCTACGGTGAGGCCTGGCGCTTCCCCAATTCCAGCCTGCTGA GTTCCCCGTATTATTACAGCTCTGCCTCGAgggcccctgcaccccccaccgcTGCCTACGACCACCTGTAG
- the PAX8 gene encoding paired box protein Pax-8 isoform X11, with protein sequence MTLKLQTVQMMDHLCLGWTLKQSGHGGLNQLGGAFVNGRPLPEVVRQRIVDLAHQGVRPCDISRQLRVSHGCVSKILGRYYETGSIRPGVIGGSKPKVATPKVVEKIGDYKRQNPTMFAWEIRDRLLAEGVCDNDTVPSVSSINRIIRTKVQQPFNLPMDNCAASKALSPGHSLIPSSAVTPPESPQSDSLGSTYSISGLLGIAQASSDNKRKLDDSDPESCRLRMDTQSGPRAARKQLRSEAFGQPPLEPLECPFERQHFPEAYASPSHAKGEQGLYPLPLLSSALDDGKAALTPSNTPLGRGLAAPQPYATVTGREMVGSTLPGYPPHIPTGGQGSYASSAVAGMVAGSDYSANAYSHSPYSTYGEAWRFPNSSLLSSPYYYSSASRAPAPPTAAYDHL encoded by the exons ATGACTCTGAAGTTGCAGACAGTGCAGATGATGGACCATTTATGTCTAGGCTGGACCCTGAAACAAAGCG GGCACGGCGGGTTGAACCAGCTGGGCGGGGCCTTTGTGAATGGCCGCCCCCTGCCAGAAGTGGTCAGGCAGCGCATCGTGGACCTGGCTCACCAGGGCGTGCGGCCCTGCGACATCTCCCGCCAGCTGCGGGTCAGCCATGGCTGCGTCAGCAAAATCCTGGGCAG GTACTACGAAACTGGCAGCATCCGGCCCGGCGTGATCGGCGGCTCCAAGCCCAAGGTGGCCACCCCCAAGGTGGTGGAGAAGATTGGGGACTATAAGCGGCAGAACCCCACCATGTTTGCCTGGGAGATCCGCGACCGCCTTTTGGCCGAGGGCGTCTGTGACAACGACACCGTGCCCAGTGTCAGCTCCATTAACAG AATCATCCGGACCAAAGTCCAGCAGCCATTCAACCTCCCGATGGACAACTGCGCGGCCtccaaagccctgagccccgggcACAGCCTGA TCCCCAGCTCGGCCGTGACCCCCCCGGAGTCACCCCAGTCGGACTCGCTGGGCTCCACCTACTCCATCAGTGGGCTCCTGGGCATCGCCCAGGCCAGCAGCGACAACAAGAGGAAGCTGGACgaca GCGACCCGGAAAGCTGCCGGCTCAGGATGGACACCCAGAGCGGCCCCCGTGCTGCCCGCAAGCAGCTGCGCTCCGAGGCCTTCGGCCAGCCCCCCCTGGAGCCACTGGAGTGCCCCTTCGAGCGGCAGCACTTCCCCGAGGCCTacgcctcccccagccatgccaAGGGCGAGCAG ggtctCTACCCACTGCCCCTGCTGAGCAGTGCACTGGATGACGGCAAAGCCGCACTGACCCCCTCCAACACGCCACTCGGCCGCGGCCTGGCCGCCCCCCAGCCATACGCGACCGTGACAG GGCGCGAGATGGTTGGTTCCACCCTGCCTGGCTACCCCCCGCACATCCCCACCGGTGGGCAGGGCAGCTATGCCTCCTCCGCCGTTGCCGGCATGGTGGCAG GCAGTGATTACTCTGCGAACGCCTACAGCCATTCCCCCTACTCCACCTACGGTGAGGCCTGGCGCTTCCCCAATTCCAGCCTGCTGA GTTCCCCGTATTATTACAGCTCTGCCTCGAgggcccctgcaccccccaccgcTGCCTACGACCACCTGTAG
- the PAX8 gene encoding paired box protein Pax-8 isoform X3 has protein sequence MPHNTIRSGLPWPAWGWLCLLAGHGGLNQLGGAFVNGRPLPEVVRQRIVDLAHQGVRPCDISRQLRVSHGCVSKILGSRYYETGSIRPGVIGGSKPKVATPKVVEKIGDYKRQNPTMFAWEIRDRLLAEGVCDNDTVPSVSSINRIIRTKVQQPFNLPMDNCAASKALSPGHSLIPSSAVTPPESPQSDSLGSTYSISGLLGIAQASSDNKRKLDDSDPESCRLRMDTQSGPRAARKQLRSEAFGQPPLEPLECPFERQHFPEAYASPSHAKGEQGLYPLPLLSSALDDGKAALTPSNTPLGRGLAAPQPYATVTDPHSPFLVKQETHGASSPSATPSSLSSTAFSDLQPGPPFSAFPHCSAIYGHFPGQGLVPGREMVGSTLPGYPPHIPTGGQGSYASSAVAGMVAAGSDYSANAYSHSPYSTYGEAWRFPNSSLLSSPYYYSSASRAPAPPTAAYDHL, from the exons GCCTCCCCTGGCCTGCCTGGGGCTGGCTTTGTCTCTTGGCAGGGCACGGCGGGTTGAACCAGCTGGGCGGGGCCTTTGTGAATGGCCGCCCCCTGCCAGAAGTGGTCAGGCAGCGCATCGTGGACCTGGCTCACCAGGGCGTGCGGCCCTGCGACATCTCCCGCCAGCTGCGGGTCAGCCATGGCTGCGTCAGCAAAATCCTGGGCAG TAGGTACTACGAAACTGGCAGCATCCGGCCCGGCGTGATCGGCGGCTCCAAGCCCAAGGTGGCCACCCCCAAGGTGGTGGAGAAGATTGGGGACTATAAGCGGCAGAACCCCACCATGTTTGCCTGGGAGATCCGCGACCGCCTTTTGGCCGAGGGCGTCTGTGACAACGACACCGTGCCCAGTGTCAGCTCCATTAACAG AATCATCCGGACCAAAGTCCAGCAGCCATTCAACCTCCCGATGGACAACTGCGCGGCCtccaaagccctgagccccgggcACAGCCTGA TCCCCAGCTCGGCCGTGACCCCCCCGGAGTCACCCCAGTCGGACTCGCTGGGCTCCACCTACTCCATCAGTGGGCTCCTGGGCATCGCCCAGGCCAGCAGCGACAACAAGAGGAAGCTGGACgaca GCGACCCGGAAAGCTGCCGGCTCAGGATGGACACCCAGAGCGGCCCCCGTGCTGCCCGCAAGCAGCTGCGCTCCGAGGCCTTCGGCCAGCCCCCCCTGGAGCCACTGGAGTGCCCCTTCGAGCGGCAGCACTTCCCCGAGGCCTacgcctcccccagccatgccaAGGGCGAGCAG ggtctCTACCCACTGCCCCTGCTGAGCAGTGCACTGGATGACGGCAAAGCCGCACTGACCCCCTCCAACACGCCACTCGGCCGCGGCCTGGCCGCCCCCCAGCCATACGCGACCGTGACAG accctCACTCCCCTTTCCTTGTAAAGCAGGAGACCCACGGGGCCTCCAGCCCGAGCGCCACCCCTTCCTCTTTATCTAGCACCGCCTTTTCGGACCTGCAGCCCGGGCCGCCCTTCAGcgccttcccccactgctccgcCATCTACGGCCACTTTCCTGGCCAGGGCCTCGTCCCAG GGCGCGAGATGGTTGGTTCCACCCTGCCTGGCTACCCCCCGCACATCCCCACCGGTGGGCAGGGCAGCTATGCCTCCTCCGCCGTTGCCGGCATGGTGGCAG CAGGCAGTGATTACTCTGCGAACGCCTACAGCCATTCCCCCTACTCCACCTACGGTGAGGCCTGGCGCTTCCCCAATTCCAGCCTGCTGA GTTCCCCGTATTATTACAGCTCTGCCTCGAgggcccctgcaccccccaccgcTGCCTACGACCACCTGTAG